The proteins below come from a single Chitinophaga pinensis DSM 2588 genomic window:
- a CDS encoding sensor histidine kinase: MMHFQINRKYRVVLLHIGAWLLYIAFGTLNKIYVTHTDALDFADVVLTQLPGIYVFYGSIYVYLKLLSARKQKYLLLLAAEIMLFITYLLLFAFIGDVIFPLMLPNVEVPPFELSSFVVAGLWTFIRYSFFAFGYYFAARLITKEKELRESELKKMQAERGKLEAEYAFLRAQINPHFLHNTLNFFYAKSLGCSRELAEGIVTLCEIMRYSLNSGEDESGMVPLSKEVEHLQNVIKINQLRFSNRLQVQFDVTGNIGYLRIIPLVLITLVENAFKHGDLNNPEHPVIFRLTVSEDGRMVHFSTRNKKKSGPKELSHGIGMDNIRKRLSAVYKDKYLLEIKDEDNTYTVALSIHLGTEQDAARKAVSSVERADAVDGYAGYANYNLLIDNP; the protein is encoded by the coding sequence ATGATGCATTTCCAGATAAACAGGAAATACAGGGTAGTGTTACTCCACATAGGGGCCTGGTTGCTATACATCGCATTTGGCACGCTGAATAAGATCTACGTTACCCATACTGACGCGCTTGACTTTGCAGACGTCGTACTTACACAGCTGCCCGGCATTTATGTTTTCTACGGTAGCATTTACGTTTACCTGAAACTACTGTCAGCCCGGAAACAGAAATACCTGTTGCTGCTGGCAGCAGAAATAATGCTTTTTATTACATACCTGCTATTATTTGCGTTCATCGGCGACGTCATCTTTCCTTTGATGCTGCCCAATGTAGAAGTGCCGCCTTTTGAGCTGAGCAGCTTCGTCGTAGCCGGTTTATGGACTTTTATCAGGTATTCCTTTTTTGCCTTCGGCTATTATTTCGCTGCACGGCTCATTACAAAAGAAAAAGAGCTAAGAGAAAGCGAACTGAAAAAGATGCAGGCAGAAAGAGGGAAACTGGAAGCTGAATATGCTTTCCTGAGAGCACAGATCAATCCGCATTTTCTACATAATACGCTGAACTTCTTCTATGCAAAATCCCTGGGTTGCTCCCGGGAACTGGCAGAAGGGATCGTAACACTTTGTGAGATCATGCGTTATTCGCTGAACAGCGGTGAAGATGAAAGCGGCATGGTACCACTCTCTAAAGAAGTGGAACACCTCCAGAACGTGATTAAAATTAATCAGCTCCGCTTCAGTAACCGCCTGCAGGTACAGTTTGATGTTACCGGCAATATCGGTTACCTCCGCATTATTCCCCTGGTGCTGATTACACTGGTAGAGAATGCGTTTAAACATGGAGACCTGAATAATCCGGAACACCCCGTTATTTTCAGGTTGACAGTCAGTGAGGATGGCAGAATGGTGCACTTTTCCACCCGCAATAAAAAGAAAAGCGGACCAAAAGAGCTATCACACGGTATTGGCATGGACAATATCCGTAAAAGGCTCTCCGCTGTATATAAAGACAAATACCTGCTTGAAATAAAAGATGAAGACAATACCTATACCGTGGCATTGTCTATTCATCTGGGGACAGAGCAGGATGCAGCAAGGAAAGCTGTTTCGTCTGTGGAAAGAGCGGACGCCGTAGACGGCTATGCCGGTTATGCCAATTATAATCTCCTCATTGATAATCCGTAA
- a CDS encoding LytR/AlgR family response regulator transcription factor — protein sequence MINCLVVDDEQHAIDVLTHHISQIPFLQLVKSTTNAIEALQIVNMQKIDLVFLDIQMPEMSGLDFAKTIQGKSKVILTTAYSEFAAEGFDLEVVDYLLKPIPMPRFLKAVQRVLNMVTSSVAATPVEDASSIENDYIFLKTEFKGKMLKVNLRDIDYIEGMKNYVAIHHAGQKTMALLNMKDLESRLPKKHFYRVHKSFIVSLSKIIAIEGSMIVLKDVKAEILLGDTYKAGFYDIMKDKLMG from the coding sequence ATGATTAATTGTTTAGTAGTAGACGATGAACAGCACGCCATAGACGTATTAACACACCACATCAGTCAGATACCGTTTTTGCAGCTGGTAAAATCAACTACTAACGCCATTGAAGCCCTGCAGATCGTAAACATGCAGAAAATAGACCTGGTGTTCCTGGATATCCAGATGCCTGAAATGTCAGGACTGGATTTTGCCAAAACCATACAGGGAAAAAGTAAAGTGATTCTGACCACCGCTTACAGTGAATTCGCGGCGGAAGGCTTTGACCTGGAGGTAGTAGACTACCTGCTGAAGCCTATTCCTATGCCTCGTTTTCTGAAAGCTGTACAGCGGGTACTGAACATGGTCACTTCTTCAGTGGCGGCGACCCCGGTAGAAGACGCGTCTTCTATTGAAAATGACTATATTTTTCTGAAAACGGAATTTAAGGGCAAAATGCTCAAGGTGAACCTCCGGGATATCGACTACATAGAAGGTATGAAAAACTATGTAGCGATTCACCACGCTGGGCAGAAAACAATGGCCCTGCTCAATATGAAAGACCTGGAAAGCAGATTGCCCAAAAAGCATTTTTACCGGGTGCACAAGTCATTTATCGTGTCTTTAAGCAAGATTATCGCCATTGAAGGCAGTATGATCGTATTGAAGGATGTAAAGGCTGAAATCCTGCTGGGAGACACCTACAAGGCAGGTTTTTACGACATCATGAAAGACAAGCTGATGGGCTGA
- a CDS encoding lanthionine synthetase C family protein yields MQQIAQKHLNKLNLLLENYRTTNDTFLKGKLGLIYYYSHLYKVTEAPALKCKTEDLIGEVFANINAGVPALMGASLSSGGAGFGYALNAMSLQGFLQFEVNDELENLDEFLYRSALDLIAADNFDFLHGALGVVHYFTERMHTSPQVAVYLDSLIEKICLNAVEEDGGYWFKNSQIKIDGEDVISFGLSHGQCGILLILLNAYAHSVHKELIRKVITGGIHFILKHKIDIDFSLNEYSFFPFIMKSDAREISAPNRMGWCYGDLNEVLLLYRAGKLFNDDNLLMLADLIGVQSMMRQDENATMVISSGFCHGAAGLAQFCKTLYNERGLEQYRKGYEYWIERTIILLEEELPQNIYAGKEGDVLEGAIGVAFTLLSYVSEHELNWSKAFLL; encoded by the coding sequence ATGCAACAAATCGCCCAGAAACATCTTAACAAATTAAATCTCCTCCTGGAAAATTATCGTACTACAAACGATACTTTCCTGAAAGGGAAACTGGGTCTGATCTATTATTATTCCCACCTTTATAAAGTTACTGAAGCGCCCGCATTGAAATGCAAGACGGAAGATCTGATCGGAGAAGTCTTTGCAAATATCAATGCGGGCGTTCCCGCTTTAATGGGCGCCTCACTCAGTAGTGGTGGCGCCGGTTTTGGTTATGCCCTGAACGCAATGTCCCTACAGGGATTCCTGCAGTTCGAAGTAAACGACGAACTGGAAAATCTGGATGAATTCCTGTACAGATCCGCCCTCGACCTGATTGCCGCAGATAATTTCGACTTTCTGCATGGCGCCCTGGGCGTGGTACATTATTTCACAGAAAGAATGCATACCAGTCCGCAGGTAGCTGTATACCTGGATAGTCTGATCGAAAAGATCTGCCTGAACGCCGTAGAAGAAGACGGTGGATACTGGTTTAAAAACAGCCAGATCAAAATTGACGGAGAAGACGTGATCAGTTTCGGCCTATCACATGGTCAGTGCGGCATACTGCTGATATTACTCAATGCGTATGCGCATTCTGTACACAAAGAGCTGATCAGAAAAGTAATTACTGGCGGCATACACTTTATACTCAAGCATAAAATAGACATAGACTTCTCTCTGAACGAATATTCGTTTTTTCCTTTCATCATGAAATCAGACGCCCGTGAAATATCCGCTCCCAACAGAATGGGATGGTGTTACGGTGATCTGAACGAGGTATTATTACTGTACCGTGCAGGTAAACTGTTCAATGACGACAACCTCCTCATGCTGGCAGACCTTATAGGTGTGCAGAGTATGATGCGTCAGGATGAAAATGCGACAATGGTCATCTCCTCCGGATTTTGCCATGGCGCCGCAGGTCTCGCACAGTTCTGTAAAACGTTGTACAATGAAAGAGGATTAGAACAATACCGGAAAGGATATGAGTACTGGATCGAACGTACGATTATCCTGCTGGAAGAAGAACTGCCCCAGAATATTTATGCAGGCAAAGAAGGAGATGTGTTGGAAGGCGCTATAGGCGTAGCTTTCACGCTGCTCTCTTATGTGTCTGAGCATGAACTGAACTGGAGCAAAGCGTTTTTATTATGA
- a CDS encoding transcription termination/antitermination protein NusG, whose translation MSKFNVGWYLLYTRPRQEARVAKEMADKNIQIYLPYTTVTRRWTDRIKVLEVPLFPSYVFVHLTNMHEFYYGSNLESACSYVRFGNEVARVSDAAVDAVRTIAKAGNNLEVSSERFTPGQQMMIKEGPLCGLNCEVIQYKGKDKILVRVHMLQRSIMADMPASVLIPFQEEQQL comes from the coding sequence ATGTCCAAATTTAACGTTGGTTGGTATCTCCTTTATACAAGACCCCGGCAGGAAGCCAGAGTAGCTAAGGAAATGGCGGACAAAAACATACAGATATACCTGCCCTATACAACAGTAACAAGAAGATGGACTGACAGGATCAAAGTACTTGAAGTACCGCTCTTTCCATCCTATGTATTCGTGCACCTCACCAATATGCATGAATTCTACTACGGATCAAACCTGGAAAGCGCCTGCAGTTATGTACGTTTCGGTAATGAAGTAGCCCGTGTAAGTGATGCGGCTGTTGATGCTGTAAGGACGATCGCTAAAGCCGGTAATAACCTGGAAGTTTCCAGCGAACGTTTTACCCCTGGTCAGCAGATGATGATTAAAGAAGGCCCGCTCTGCGGTCTGAACTGCGAAGTGATACAATACAAAGGCAAAGATAAAATACTCGTACGTGTGCATATGCTGCAAAGAAGCATTATGGCAGATATGCCGGCCAGCGTACTGATCCCGTTTCAGGAAGAACAACAATTATAA